From Brachyspira pilosicoli, a single genomic window includes:
- a CDS encoding MFS transporter produces the protein MDKLTIREKFFFGVGSLGKDLYMGFISYYLMIYFTDVFGISALAVGTLFFVARLWDAINDPMMGVIADKTNTRWGKYRPYLLFVPIFAAITFTMMLIPVNISNAGKIVWAYITYIGIGMAYTALDIPMMSMVPTFTTDDKDKTSILAFQRWFAFLAFVLAASLTIPMVESLGGGNVGKGYMYYGIIVSVISLISSWLCFANVKEKRDLGKLPVNKLKDYINILKVNKPFMKVVWIRIAYDFGMQMTSGVTTYWIIYFLKKPELIPYLMPITMGSGLLGFMFLPKIIEKLGKKTVSNLGFIGLIISCFMKYFLGKNIILLVAALILAGIAISALNLANISMLADTAEYSHWKLGKRSDSLLFALNTFAYKIALAVSGGVIGFVLAISNYVPNVEQTPYTLKMLNLMFGIGPVIFLIFGMILVKKYEITEEKYAQIIKDIEAGKIGESNN, from the coding sequence ATGGATAAATTGACTATTAGAGAAAAATTTTTCTTTGGAGTAGGTTCTTTAGGAAAAGATTTATATATGGGCTTTATTTCATATTACTTGATGATATATTTTACTGATGTATTTGGAATAAGTGCTCTTGCTGTTGGAACATTATTTTTTGTTGCTAGATTATGGGATGCTATTAATGACCCTATGATGGGAGTTATAGCAGATAAAACAAATACGCGCTGGGGTAAATATAGACCATATTTATTATTTGTCCCTATATTTGCAGCTATCACATTTACTATGATGCTTATACCTGTAAATATATCTAATGCAGGAAAAATTGTATGGGCTTATATAACATATATAGGTATAGGTATGGCTTATACAGCTTTGGATATACCTATGATGTCAATGGTGCCTACTTTTACAACTGATGATAAAGATAAAACTTCTATATTGGCTTTTCAGAGATGGTTTGCCTTTTTAGCTTTTGTTTTAGCAGCTTCATTAACTATACCTATGGTAGAATCATTAGGAGGAGGAAATGTTGGTAAAGGTTATATGTATTATGGTATAATAGTATCTGTTATATCGTTAATAAGTTCTTGGTTATGTTTTGCTAATGTTAAAGAAAAAAGAGATCTTGGCAAATTACCTGTGAATAAACTTAAAGATTATATTAATATACTTAAAGTTAATAAACCTTTTATGAAAGTTGTTTGGATTAGAATAGCTTATGATTTTGGTATGCAAATGACTTCAGGTGTAACTACATATTGGATTATATATTTCCTAAAAAAACCAGAACTAATACCTTATTTAATGCCTATTACTATGGGATCAGGATTACTTGGTTTTATGTTCCTTCCAAAAATAATTGAAAAATTAGGTAAAAAGACTGTCAGCAATTTAGGTTTTATTGGATTAATTATTAGCTGTTTTATGAAATATTTCTTAGGAAAAAACATTATATTATTGGTTGCTGCTTTAATATTAGCAGGTATAGCTATTTCAGCTCTTAATTTGGCTAATATTTCTATGTTGGCAGATACTGCTGAATATAGTCACTGGAAATTGGGTAAAAGATCAGATTCTCTATTATTTGCTTTGAATACTTTTGCTTATAAAATTGCATTGGCTGTTTCTGGAGGCGTAATAGGATTTGTTTTGGCTATATCTAATTATGTACCTAATGTAGAGCAAACTCCATATACTTTAAAGATGCTCAATTTGATGTTTGGTATTGGACCTGTTATATTCTTAATATTTGGAATGATTTTGGTAAAAAAATATGAAATAACAGAAGAAAAATATGCTCAAATAATTAAAGATATTGAAGCAGGAAAAATAGGCGAATCTAACAATTAA
- a CDS encoding iron-containing alcohol dehydrogenase — protein MLVNFEYLLPTKIIFGENKYKEINKYIKELSQNNVLLVTDKFLLNQAYTNDIIKSNSIKYIYSEVTPNPTNLQVMDLAKYIESNNIDTILVIGGGSSIDIAKAASVVANTNTNITEYLDSNPNKLEIKKTIPIIALPTTSGTGSEVSKYAVISDSKTHLKDSITSDLICPKIAIVDPVLTIGMPSAVTISTGLDALSHALESLVSTIENPFTNILAINAIELIFNNLNKVRLNGNDLEARSNMSFASTLAGIAMSHCCGTMGHAMGCQLTSQYNVPHGLACGVLQKYALDYAGDKKHNLKMLVDYLDKSNCNIEEAVSILQNKLDELFNQLGIEMNLKEYSMTDDGIEIMTKDSMNHGCMGLNPVKMDNKDINKVFQKLM, from the coding sequence ATGTTAGTAAATTTTGAATATTTATTACCTACTAAAATTATTTTTGGTGAAAATAAATATAAAGAAATCAATAAGTATATTAAAGAATTATCACAAAATAATGTTTTATTGGTAACAGATAAGTTTTTACTTAATCAAGCATATACAAATGATATAATAAAATCTAATTCCATAAAGTATATATATTCTGAAGTTACTCCTAACCCAACCAATTTACAAGTTATGGATTTAGCGAAATATATAGAATCTAATAATATAGATACTATTTTAGTTATTGGCGGAGGAAGTTCTATAGATATAGCTAAAGCTGCCTCTGTTGTTGCTAATACTAATACAAATATTACAGAGTATCTTGATTCTAATCCTAATAAATTGGAAATAAAAAAAACAATACCAATAATAGCATTACCTACAACATCAGGAACAGGTTCAGAAGTTTCAAAATATGCTGTTATATCAGATTCAAAAACTCATTTAAAAGATTCTATAACATCTGATTTAATTTGTCCAAAAATAGCTATAGTTGATCCTGTTTTAACTATTGGTATGCCAAGTGCCGTAACTATTTCTACAGGTTTAGATGCTCTTAGTCATGCTTTAGAATCATTAGTTTCTACTATAGAAAATCCGTTTACAAACATTTTAGCTATTAATGCAATAGAATTAATATTTAATAATTTAAATAAGGTTAGATTAAACGGCAATGATTTAGAGGCAAGAAGTAATATGTCTTTTGCTTCTACATTAGCAGGTATTGCCATGAGTCATTGCTGCGGAACTATGGGGCATGCTATGGGCTGTCAATTAACTAGTCAATATAATGTGCCTCATGGATTAGCTTGCGGAGTATTGCAGAAATATGCTTTAGATTATGCGGGAGATAAAAAACATAATTTAAAAATGTTAGTTGATTATTTGGATAAATCAAATTGCAATATTGAAGAGGCAGTTTCTATTTTGCAAAATAAATTAGATGAGTTATTTAATCAATTAGGTATAGAAATGAATCTAAAAGAATATTCTATGACAGATGATGGAATCGAAATTATGACAAAAGATTCTATGAATCATGGATGTATGGGATTAAATCCTGTAAAAATGGATAATAAAGATATAAATAAGGTTTTTCAAAAATTAATGTAA
- a CDS encoding nucleoside hydrolase, with protein MTKVILDCDNTMGVKRSDIDDGLTFAYLYAHKDIDLLGITCTFANNAEHVVYYNTKQMFEDLDITDVPFYKGGRTPEDYNSEAVDFLVNTVNKNKGEIVVLAIGSLCNIAGAYTKDPDFFKKIKRLIIMGGILEPLYLNGVLLNELNFSIDYKSAAKVIYNCPNLSILTSQCTQDAIYKLEDLEGMLDMDTKFMKWSKPILAAWIDDINAQYGNRKVFINWDLCTAIYLTNPELFTTENKRIVKIEDNMKTGWLQVDDGSRSDDEVNIVDIPTKIINLEKFNELFYEMISKMN; from the coding sequence ATGACAAAAGTAATTTTAGATTGTGATAATACAATGGGAGTAAAAAGAAGTGATATTGATGATGGTTTAACATTTGCTTATTTGTATGCTCACAAAGACATTGATTTATTGGGAATAACTTGTACATTCGCCAATAATGCTGAACATGTTGTGTATTATAACACAAAACAAATGTTCGAAGATTTGGATATAACTGATGTGCCTTTTTATAAGGGCGGAAGAACTCCTGAAGATTATAATAGTGAAGCTGTAGATTTTTTAGTAAATACAGTTAATAAGAATAAGGGTGAAATTGTTGTATTGGCTATAGGTTCATTATGTAATATAGCTGGGGCATATACTAAAGACCCTGATTTCTTTAAAAAAATTAAACGCTTGATAATAATGGGAGGAATTTTAGAGCCTTTATATTTGAATGGTGTTCTATTAAATGAATTAAATTTCTCTATAGATTATAAATCAGCAGCTAAAGTAATTTATAATTGCCCTAACCTTTCAATATTAACTTCTCAATGTACTCAAGATGCTATTTATAAATTAGAAGACCTTGAAGGTATGTTGGATATGGATACTAAATTTATGAAATGGAGCAAACCTATATTAGCTGCTTGGATTGATGATATAAATGCTCAGTATGGAAACAGAAAAGTATTCATTAACTGGGATTTATGTACGGCTATATATTTAACAAATCCTGAATTATTTACAACTGAAAATAAACGTATAGTAAAAATAGAAGATAACATGAAAACAGGCTGGCTACAAGTTGATGATGGAAGCAGATCAGATGATGAAGTTAATATTGTAGATATACCAACAAAAATAATTAATTTAGAAAAATTTAATGAATTATTTTATGAAATGATATCCAAGATGAATTAA
- the dhaL gene encoding dihydroxyacetone kinase subunit DhaL, with protein sequence MNKFIELSKNLDTVFSENAEYLCKLDCEAGDGDHGLTISRGFRTAYEEIKKLDSNVADKEVVKSIGYAMLGSMGGASGPIFSTLFIQMAITLNNEQLNVKTFKDSVLNTIHAINEMANTNRGEKTMVDALYGAVDELEKYNGNDLVEAMNIAQQGALNGANATINMKATKGRAKFLQERSIGFMDAGSYSIYLIFKTIYETWKNN encoded by the coding sequence ATGAACAAGTTCATAGAATTATCTAAAAATTTAGATACAGTATTCAGTGAAAATGCTGAATATTTATGTAAATTAGACTGCGAAGCTGGAGACGGAGACCATGGTTTAACAATTTCAAGAGGTTTCAGAACCGCCTACGAAGAAATAAAAAAATTAGATTCTAATGTAGCAGACAAAGAAGTTGTAAAAAGTATTGGTTATGCCATGTTAGGAAGTATGGGAGGTGCAAGCGGTCCTATATTTAGCACATTATTTATACAAATGGCTATAACATTAAACAATGAACAATTAAATGTCAAAACTTTTAAAGATAGCGTACTAAATACAATTCATGCTATTAATGAAATGGCAAATACTAATAGAGGTGAAAAAACTATGGTAGATGCTTTATATGGAGCAGTTGATGAATTGGAAAAATATAATGGCAATGACCTTGTAGAAGCAATGAATATTGCACAGCAAGGAGCATTAAATGGAGCTAATGCTACTATAAATATGAAAGCCACTAAGGGAAGAGCAAAATTTTTACAAGAACGCAGTATAGGTTTTATGGATGCTGGAAGTTATTCTATATATTTAATTTTTAAAACTATTTATGAAACTTGGAAAAATAATTAA
- a CDS encoding sugar phosphate isomerase/epimerase, translating into MKIAVHMSMFCKEWTDDIIPALGKVKDIGFNGVEISLYGASEEKLFNSFDAARNLGLEIICGTGVSPETDPSSVNKDIRLNALNYLKNAVDKAHRAKALFINGVLYAPWQGFSKESRKIRWKNSSEVLKEVGEYAKSKGVGLNVEVINRFETDFFNKVEEAAEFVDMIGLDNVKLLVDTFHMNIEENNIYESVDKYINYIGCVHVTENHRGVPGTGHIDWHKLIEVLNKNKYNGYLDMETFVESGTQVGDALFIWNADKDPFAEAKKGYNYLKKLLGE; encoded by the coding sequence ATGAAAATAGCAGTACATATGTCTATGTTTTGCAAAGAATGGACAGATGACATTATACCAGCTTTAGGTAAGGTGAAAGATATAGGATTTAATGGAGTTGAAATTTCTCTTTATGGAGCTAGCGAAGAAAAATTATTCAATTCTTTTGATGCTGCAAGAAATTTAGGTCTAGAAATAATTTGCGGAACAGGAGTATCTCCAGAAACAGATCCAAGCAGCGTTAATAAAGATATAAGACTCAATGCATTAAATTATCTTAAGAATGCTGTAGATAAGGCACATAGGGCTAAGGCTTTATTTATTAATGGAGTATTATATGCACCATGGCAGGGTTTTTCTAAAGAAAGCAGAAAAATAAGATGGAAAAATTCTAGTGAAGTTTTAAAAGAAGTTGGTGAATATGCTAAAAGTAAAGGCGTAGGATTGAATGTTGAAGTTATAAACAGGTTTGAAACAGATTTTTTTAATAAAGTTGAAGAAGCCGCTGAGTTTGTAGACATGATAGGACTTGATAATGTTAAGCTTTTAGTTGATACATTTCACATGAATATAGAAGAAAATAATATATATGAAAGCGTAGATAAATATATTAATTACATAGGCTGTGTTCATGTAACAGAAAATCATAGAGGCGTTCCAGGTACAGGACATATTGATTGGCATAAATTAATAGAGGTTTTGAATAAAAATAAATATAACGGATACTTAGATATGGAAACTTTTGTAGAGAGTGGTACTCAGGTTGGAGATGCTTTATTTATTTGGAATGCTGATAAAGATCCATTTGCTGAGGCAAAAAAAGGATACAACTATTTAAAAAAATTATTAGGAGAATAA
- a CDS encoding GntR family transcriptional regulator: MNIVKRWTKIIKDSDSFKYKVIAEDIKKKIENGTLKRGSLMNSELKTQQEYSVSRVTVRKAFKLLHEEGIIRTVHGVGTFINDLYTQDWTWMRSFSKEVQKAGHKPTTKINKFKIVKSDSKVAKHLSIKEKDECYFFERIRYIDNQPIWITRSYIPCIYAADLTPEYFSVAGVTQSIFRVLELNFGLKFSKGIDIEESININESEANILNIDSDKPVIMKAFIGYDDMNRPIVYENTIMAQSISKVLDSKK, translated from the coding sequence ATAAATATTGTAAAAAGGTGGACTAAGATTATTAAAGATTCAGATTCATTTAAATATAAAGTTATTGCTGAGGATATTAAAAAGAAAATAGAAAACGGAACTTTGAAAAGAGGTTCTTTAATGAACAGCGAATTAAAAACTCAGCAGGAATATAGCGTTAGCAGAGTAACAGTTAGAAAAGCTTTTAAACTTTTACATGAAGAAGGTATTATAAGAACTGTTCATGGCGTAGGTACATTTATTAATGATTTGTATACTCAAGATTGGACTTGGATGCGAAGTTTCAGCAAAGAGGTTCAAAAAGCGGGACATAAGCCTACTACAAAAATTAATAAATTTAAGATTGTTAAAAGTGATAGTAAGGTTGCTAAACATTTATCTATAAAAGAAAAAGATGAATGTTATTTTTTTGAGAGGATTAGGTATATAGATAATCAGCCTATTTGGATAACAAGATCTTATATTCCTTGTATTTATGCTGCAGATTTAACACCTGAGTATTTTTCTGTAGCGGGGGTTACACAATCTATATTTAGGGTTCTTGAATTAAATTTTGGGTTAAAGTTTTCTAAAGGAATTGATATTGAAGAATCAATTAATATAAACGAATCAGAAGCCAACATATTGAATATAGACAGTGATAAGCCTGTAATAATGAAAGCTTTTATAGGATATGATGATATGAATAGACCTATTGTATATGAAAACACAATAATGGCTCAATCCATATCTAAAGTTTTAGATTCCAAAAAATAA
- a CDS encoding dihydroxyacetone kinase subunit DhaK: MKKILNSKENILLEMLEGYQKSNSDRVILLDGNILYRKNKKDSNKVAVIIGNGSGHEPAMIDLVGEGLFDANVCGKIFTAPSPLEMIKAIKRLHSDGHENILILVSSHAGDILNSKMAIMLAEAEGIKVKMVVLWDDISSAPKGMESERRGTAGLFFPFKLTCAAAEDGMEISKLIEFAQRVRDNTRTLSVAINSGTHPETGLKTFELEDDEIEVGMGVHGEAGTGKMKLPTACELVKYMLDRIIDDKPFNKNDEVLVLLNNAGSMTYMELFIIYNEIEKYLHNINIKIVRNWVGTYVTTQEMSGFSIAICKADEEILKYYDYKADSPLFRR, encoded by the coding sequence ATGAAAAAAATACTTAATAGTAAGGAAAATATTTTACTTGAAATGTTGGAAGGATATCAGAAATCTAATAGCGACAGGGTAATTTTATTGGATGGTAATATATTGTACCGTAAAAATAAAAAAGACAGTAATAAAGTAGCTGTTATTATTGGTAATGGCTCTGGTCATGAACCTGCTATGATAGATTTAGTTGGTGAGGGACTATTCGATGCTAATGTATGCGGAAAAATATTTACGGCTCCTTCTCCTTTAGAGATGATAAAAGCTATAAAGAGACTGCATAGCGACGGACATGAAAATATTTTGATACTTGTATCTTCTCATGCTGGTGATATTTTAAATAGTAAAATGGCTATTATGTTAGCAGAAGCTGAAGGAATAAAAGTAAAAATGGTTGTTTTATGGGACGATATTTCAAGTGCCCCTAAAGGTATGGAGAGTGAAAGAAGAGGTACAGCAGGTTTATTTTTTCCTTTCAAATTAACTTGTGCTGCTGCTGAAGATGGAATGGAAATATCAAAACTTATAGAGTTTGCACAAAGAGTAAGAGACAACACAAGAACTTTAAGTGTTGCTATTAACAGCGGTACGCATCCTGAGACAGGCTTAAAAACATTTGAATTAGAAGATGATGAAATAGAAGTTGGTATGGGGGTTCATGGTGAGGCAGGAACAGGAAAAATGAAATTGCCTACGGCTTGTGAATTGGTAAAGTATATGTTAGATAGAATTATTGATGATAAGCCTTTTAATAAAAATGATGAAGTTTTAGTTCTTCTTAATAATGCTGGTTCTATGACTTATATGGAACTATTTATTATATATAATGAAATAGAAAAATATTTACATAACATAAACATAAAAATCGTTAGGAATTGGGTTGGAACTTATGTAACAACTCAAGAGATGTCTGGTTTTTCAATAGCAATTTGTAAAGCAGATGAAGAAATTTTAAAATATTATGATTATAAGGCTGACAGCCCATTATTTAGGAGATAA